The following is a genomic window from Chryseobacterium sp. StRB126.
GATAAATTATTAGCCAATTTCTTTGCACAAACAGAAGCCCTTGCTTTCGGAAAAACAGAAGAAGAAGTGGAAGAAGAACTTCGAAATGCTGGAAAATCTGATGAGGAAATAGATAGATTATTAAACTTTAAGGTTTTCCATGGAAACACCCCTACTAACTCAATATTATTCAAGGAATTAACTCCTTTTTCATTAGGACAGCTAATTGCCATGTATGAACACAAAATCTTCGTTCAGGGGGTTATCTGGAATATTTTCAGCTTCGATCAGTTCGGAGTGGAATTAGGTAAAGTACTTGCTAACAAAATCTTACCAGAGCTTGAAAGCAACGAGACTGTTACTTCACACGACAGCTCTACGAATGGCTTGATTAATTATTATAAAGGAAATAAATAGCAGATGTCTGCATTACGATCATATTATTATAAACTGCCTCCCGGTTTTAGACTTTTAGGAAGAAAACTCTATTATTTTCCTATAGACCTCTATGAAGGGATCACCGGAAAAAGAGCTAAAAATGAGCCTAAAAAAGGAGACATTTATGTGGGGAGCAGCGATTTTATTCCCCATGGGATCCGTCAGATGAATGTTCTGAAAAAACATATCGCCCTTAAAAACACAGACCATGTTCTGGATATTGGCTGCGGAATCGGAAGAACAGCTGTTGCCCTGTCCGGATTTATAGATAAAGGTACTTATGATGGTTTTGATGCAGTAGAAAAAGGAATTAAATGGTGTGACAAACACGTTCATAGAAAATATCCGAATTTCAACTTTAAGTTTACACCGATTTATAATGATCTGTATAATACTTTCAGCCAGAAAGCGGAAAATTTCACCTTCCCTTATGATGATGCTCAGTTTGATAAAGTATTTCTATTTTCTGTATTCACCCACATGCAGATTCCTGAAATCAGACAATACCTGAATGAGATCAGCAGGGTTTTAAAAAGCGGCGGACAATGTCTGGCCACCTTCTTTCTTTATGATGAGTCTAAAAAAGAAGGAGGCAGCATGCATTTCCCACATCAATATGAGGGCTACAGATTAATGGATGATAAAGTAACCGCTGCCAATATTGCCGTGAGTGCTCCATTACTGAATCAAATGACTCATGAGGCAGGTCTGAAAGTGAAAACAATACAAGGAGGTTTCTGGAGAAATGATGTAGAAAAGGAAGGTGCCGATGAATTTCAGGATATTGTAGTATTTGAAAAAATCTAAATCTAAATAAAAGTAAAAAGTAAAAATGGCAGAAATTCTTGACGGACTTAAAGTATCCAAGGAAATTAAAGCAGAGATTAAAGTTGAAGTTGAAAAAATCCTTGCAAGCAAGAGAAGAGCACCTCATTTGGTAGCAATTCTTGTAGGAAACAACGGAGCAAGTAAGGCGTATGTAAATGCTAAAGTAAAAGACTGTGAAGAAGTAGGATTTCAATCCAGCTTAATCAAGTTCCCTAGCACAGTTTCGGAATCTGAACTATTGGAGACAATTGACGAACTGAATAAATCTAAAGCTGTTGATGGTTTTATCGTTCAGTTACCTTTACCGGATCAAGTTGACCAGGAGAAAATTATCAATGCTATTGATCCAAGAAAAGACGTGGACGGATTCCACCCTGAAAACTTCGGAAAAATGGCTCTTGAGATGGATACTTTTTTACCGGCAACACCTTTCGGGATCTTAACATTATTGGAAAGATATAATATTGAGACTAAAGGAAAAGACTGTGTAATCATCGGAAGAAGTAAAATTGTAGGAAGACCAATGAGTATCTTAATGGGAAGAAAAGATTTCCCTGGAAACTCAACGGTGACTCTTACCCACTCATACACAAAAGACATTGAAGAATATACTAAAAAGGCAGACATCGTTATTACAGCCTTGGGTGATCCACATTTCTTAAAAGGAGAAATGATTAAGGATGGTGCTGTAATTGTTGACGTTGGTATCACAAGAGTAGATGATGATTCTCCAAAAGGATATTACCTTGCCGGTGATGTAGATTTTGACAGCTGTGCAGCAAAAGCAAGCTGGATTACACCAGTTCCTGGAGGAGTAGGCCCAATGACAAGAGCAATGTTGATGAAAAACACCATCATTGCCTATAAAACTTCGGTCTATAACGACTAATTTTAAAATGAATAAAGAACAAGATATTTTATTAAAAGAAGGTAAAATGCTCCCTGTAATGGAGCATTTTTACACTTTACAAGGAGAAGGAGCACACACAGGAAAAGCCGCTTATTTTATCAGATTAGGAGGCTGCGATGTGGGTTGCCATTGGTGTGATGTAAAGGAAAGCTGGAATCCTGAGCTTCATCCACTAATGGATGCAGTGGAAATTGCAGAAACAGCTGCTAAGCATTGCAAAACCATCGTTCTTACAGGAGGTGAACCTCTTACATGGAATCTGGAAATCCTGACGTCTAAATTAAAGGAACTTGGTTGTACTATTCACATTGAAACTTCAGGAGCATATCCTATGAGTGGACATCTGGACTGGATTACCCTTTCTCCAAAGAAAACAGGATTACCGAAAGAAGAGATTTATCAAAAGGCTCACGAGCTTAAGGTCATCGTTTTCAATAATCATGACTTTGCGTTTGCACAGGAGCAGGCTGCCAAAGTTTCTGAAAACTGTAAACTTTATCTTCAAAGTGAATGGAGCAAAAGAGATGATATGTATCCTAAGATTACAGATTTTATTCTGGAACATCCGGAATGGCAGGCTTCAGTACAAACCCACAAATATCTGAATATACCTTAAAAATACGTACATTAGCTGGCTGTTCCTGTAATAATACCGATAGATGCAGAGAATTCGATACTCTAGATACCTGAAATCGATCATTATTTTGCTTGACCTCATGGTTATTGCATCTATCTTCATATTCTTTTTTATAAGCAGAAACGAAAATCTGAAGTATCATAAGGAAACCTGGTACCAGAACACTTTTTCTCTGGTTTTGCTGTTTTTGTTCTGGGTGCTTCTCAGCGGTAGGACAAAAATATACAATATTCCGAGGAACCTCACCTATACGCTCTTTCTGGAAAGGCTTATGATCCATTTCATCTCCTTTATACTTGGAGTTCTGCTCATTGGGAAGGTCAGTAATAATGTATTCTTCAGTTCAGATATTTATTGGCTGTCTTTTTATCTGCTTATATTTATCTTTTTAGCAAAATCATTGATCTATTTCTCTATTAAATACTTACGGTCTTTAGGGGTTAACTACCGAAATATCATGTTTTTAGGAGATGGTGATTCTACTGAGATCCTTAAAAATATTTTTAAGGAGCGTAAAGATTATGGATACAGGATATTCGAACATGAGAATGCAGACGCCAATACAGCAGAGCTGG
Proteins encoded in this region:
- a CDS encoding class I SAM-dependent methyltransferase, with protein sequence MSALRSYYYKLPPGFRLLGRKLYYFPIDLYEGITGKRAKNEPKKGDIYVGSSDFIPHGIRQMNVLKKHIALKNTDHVLDIGCGIGRTAVALSGFIDKGTYDGFDAVEKGIKWCDKHVHRKYPNFNFKFTPIYNDLYNTFSQKAENFTFPYDDAQFDKVFLFSVFTHMQIPEIRQYLNEISRVLKSGGQCLATFFLYDESKKEGGSMHFPHQYEGYRLMDDKVTAANIAVSAPLLNQMTHEAGLKVKTIQGGFWRNDVEKEGADEFQDIVVFEKI
- a CDS encoding bifunctional 5,10-methylenetetrahydrofolate dehydrogenase/5,10-methenyltetrahydrofolate cyclohydrolase encodes the protein MAEILDGLKVSKEIKAEIKVEVEKILASKRRAPHLVAILVGNNGASKAYVNAKVKDCEEVGFQSSLIKFPSTVSESELLETIDELNKSKAVDGFIVQLPLPDQVDQEKIINAIDPRKDVDGFHPENFGKMALEMDTFLPATPFGILTLLERYNIETKGKDCVIIGRSKIVGRPMSILMGRKDFPGNSTVTLTHSYTKDIEEYTKKADIVITALGDPHFLKGEMIKDGAVIVDVGITRVDDDSPKGYYLAGDVDFDSCAAKASWITPVPGGVGPMTRAMLMKNTIIAYKTSVYND
- a CDS encoding 7-carboxy-7-deazaguanine synthase QueE codes for the protein MNKEQDILLKEGKMLPVMEHFYTLQGEGAHTGKAAYFIRLGGCDVGCHWCDVKESWNPELHPLMDAVEIAETAAKHCKTIVLTGGEPLTWNLEILTSKLKELGCTIHIETSGAYPMSGHLDWITLSPKKTGLPKEEIYQKAHELKVIVFNNHDFAFAQEQAAKVSENCKLYLQSEWSKRDDMYPKITDFILEHPEWQASVQTHKYLNIP